Proteins found in one Triticum urartu cultivar G1812 chromosome 4, Tu2.1, whole genome shotgun sequence genomic segment:
- the LOC125551851 gene encoding 14 kDa zinc-binding protein — MASEKDAALAAVPNDNPTIFDKIIKKEIPSTVVYEDEKVLAFRDINPQAPTHIVIIPKVKDGLTGLSKAEERHVEILGCLLYAAKVIAKQEGLEDGYRIVINDGPSGCQSVYHIHVHLLGGRQMNWPPG; from the exons ATGGCGTCGGAGAAAGACGCGGCGCTCGCCGCCGTGCCCAACGACAACCCCACCAT ATTTGACAAGATCATCAAAAAGGAGATACCTTCTACAGTGGTGTATGAGGATGAGAAG GTCCTCGCTTTCAGAGACATAAATCCTCAAGCTCCGACCCACATTGTAATCATTCCCAAAGTCAAGGATGGATTAACCGGCCTTTCAAAG GCAGAAGAGAGGCATGTAGAGATACTTGGCTGCCTCCTCTACGCTGCAAAAGTTATCGCAAAGCAGGAAGGACTTGAAGATGGCTACCGTATTGTCATCAATGATGGCCCTAGTGGAT GTCAATCTGTTTACCACATCCATGTCCATCTCCTTGGAGGGAGGCAGATGAACTGGCCCCCAGGCTAA